From a single Arachis hypogaea cultivar Tifrunner chromosome 3, arahy.Tifrunner.gnm2.J5K5, whole genome shotgun sequence genomic region:
- the LOC112782360 gene encoding NAC domain-containing protein 10-like encodes RLDELILLVGTGVSKDGQVRHFFHRPSKAYTTGTRKRRKVHTDQEGSETRWHKTGKTRPISVAGSVKGFKKILVLYTNYGRQKKPEKTNWVMHQYHLGSNEEEKDGELVVSKVFYQTQPRQCANKDPYDERLLMTSQINSVNDISMHALPKNNAGFVDYYNPGFMNMNYEQMNETTSPQLIPNMVVQGDSSSFIRLAMDANKPRLDRK; translated from the coding sequence AGGTTGGATGAATTGATATTATTGGTTGGCACAGGAGTAAGCAAAGATGGACAAGTGCGTCACTTCTTTCACAGGCCTTCAAAAGCATACACAACGGGAACAAGGAAGAGAAGAAAGGTTCACACCGACCAAGAAGGAAGCGAGACTAGGTGGCACAAAACTGGCAAAACCAGACCCATCTCTGTGGCTGGTTCCGTTAAGGGTTTCAAGAAGATTCTTGTTCTCTACACCAACTATGGCAGGCAGAAGAAGCCCGAGAAGACCAACTGGGTCATGCATCAGTACCATCTCGGCTCCAACGAAGAAGAGAAAGACGGCGAGCTCGTcgtttctaaggttttctatcaAACACAGCCTCGACAATGTGCAAATAAGGATCCTTATGATGAAAGATTATTGATGACTTCACAAATCAACAGTGTCAATGACATTAGCATGCACGCACTACCCAAGAACAATGCAGGTTTTGTGGATTATTATAACCCCGGTTTCATGAATATGAATTATGAACAGATGAACGAGACTACCTCACCGCAACTGATTCCGAATATGGTGGTGCAAGGTGACAGCTCTTCTTTCATTCGGTTAGCCATGGATGCAAACAAACCCAGGTTGGACAGAAAGTAG